A window of Azospirillaceae bacterium genomic DNA:
GTCCCGACGGTGGTGCTCGTCGCCCTCGGCGCCTACCTGTTGCTGGAACTGGCCCCGGGCGATGCCGCCGATGCCTATCTGGCGCAGACGGGCGGCGATGCCGGCTTCGCCGCCGAGGTGCGCCACCGTTTCGGGCTGGAAGGTACAGGCGCCGAACGCTTGGTGCGCTTCCTCGGCAATCTCGCCGCGGGCGACCTCGGCACCTCGGCCGTGTTCGGGCGGCGGGTGGCCGAGGTGGTGGTCGAGCGGCTTCCCACCACGCTGGCGCTGATGGTGTGCGCCGTCGCATTCGCGGCGCTGCTCGGCGGCTGGACCGGCCTTCTGGCGGGGGCCCGTCCGGGGTCCCCGCGCGACCGGCTGCTGTCCGTGGCGGCACTGATCCTTCTGGCCTTGCCGAGCTTCTGGCTGGGGCTTCTGCTCGTCTATCTGTTCGGGGTCCGGCTGGGGTGGCTGCCGACCGCCGGATTGCATGCGGTCGGGGGCGGTGGGGCCGGTTGGCTGGACGTCGCCCGGCATCTGGTCCTGCCCACGGTGGCGCTGGGGGCGGGGTACGTCGCGCTCTACATGCGGACCCTCCGCGCCGGCATGGTGGACGCGTGGCGGGCGGAGCATGTGCGCGCCGCCCGGGCCCGCGGGCTCGATGAGCGGGCGGTGGTCTGGCGCGCGGTGGCCCGGCCGGCGCTGCTGCCGGTGGTCGTGCTGCTGGGCCAGCAGGCGGGGGCCCTGTTCGGCGGCAGCGTGGTGGTCGAGACGGTGTTCGGAATTCCAGGCATGGGCCGTCTGGCGTACGAGGCGGTGGCCGGACGCGACGCCCAGCTTCTGGTGGGGGTGGTGCTGGTCGGGACGCTGGTGGTGATCGCGGCGAACCTGGTGGTCGATCTGCTGCTCGCACGGCTCGACCCCCGTATCGGGGCCGCCGATGCCTGATATCCTGCGTTTCGTCCGCACGCCCGAGGGGGCGGTCGGTCTGCTGCTTCTGGCGGGCCCGGGGGCGCTGGCCGCGTTGGCGCCGTTGCTGGTGGCCGGCGATCCGCTGGACCTTGCCGGTCGGCCGCTGTTGCGGCCGTTTGCCGATCCGCGGCTGCCGCTGGGCACCGACCGGCTTGGCCGGGACATCCTGGCGGGCCTCGCCTACGGCGCCCGTTCCACCCTGTCCATCGCCGCCGCGGTCATGGCCGTGGCCCTGGTGTTGGGCGGGGCGGTGGGCACGGTCGCGGGCTAT
This region includes:
- a CDS encoding ABC transporter permease; translation: MRGVGLIARRLVAAVPTVVLVALGAYLLLELAPGDAADAYLAQTGGDAGFAAEVRHRFGLEGTGAERLVRFLGNLAAGDLGTSAVFGRRVAEVVVERLPTTLALMVCAVAFAALLGGWTGLLAGARPGSPRDRLLSVAALILLALPSFWLGLLLVYLFGVRLGWLPTAGLHAVGGGGAGWLDVARHLVLPTVALGAGYVALYMRTLRAGMVDAWRAEHVRAARARGLDERAVVWRAVARPALLPVVVLLGQQAGALFGGSVVVETVFGIPGMGRLAYEAVAGRDAQLLVGVVLVGTLVVIAANLVVDLLLARLDPRIGAADA